In the Aneurinibacillus soli genome, one interval contains:
- a CDS encoding SPFH domain-containing protein — MAEKQVATVNGFVGILLLLLIGLGGAYVLVLMQNPFGLILLIGAILLASGIVIVQPNQAKAVIFFGRYLGTISNNGMWLTVPFTVRRSVSLKVRNFNSARLKVNDVEGNPIEIAAVVVFKVVDSAKALFDVDNYETFVEIQSETALRYVASRYPYDHAHGEGYSLRGNSEEIAEELVRELQSRLTVAGVEVMEARLTHLAYATEIASAMLQRQQASAIISARQQIVEGAVGMVQLAIAQLEQDGFVLDEERKAAMINNLLVAIVSERSAQPVINSGSLY, encoded by the coding sequence ATGGCTGAGAAGCAGGTAGCTACGGTCAATGGTTTTGTGGGGATTTTATTATTGCTACTCATCGGGTTGGGAGGTGCCTATGTATTGGTGCTCATGCAGAATCCGTTTGGTTTGATTCTGCTTATTGGTGCGATTCTTCTTGCAAGCGGCATCGTAATTGTACAGCCGAACCAGGCGAAGGCGGTTATTTTCTTTGGACGTTATTTGGGCACGATTTCAAATAATGGGATGTGGCTGACTGTACCATTTACAGTGCGTCGTTCTGTGTCGCTTAAGGTGCGTAATTTTAACAGTGCACGTTTGAAAGTAAATGACGTGGAAGGAAATCCGATTGAAATTGCAGCAGTTGTAGTTTTTAAAGTAGTAGACTCGGCTAAAGCGCTGTTTGATGTAGACAATTACGAGACATTCGTTGAGATTCAAAGTGAGACCGCGCTTCGTTATGTAGCAAGCCGTTATCCGTATGATCACGCACATGGAGAAGGATACAGCCTGCGCGGTAACAGCGAAGAAATTGCGGAAGAACTCGTGCGTGAGTTACAGTCCCGGCTCACAGTAGCAGGGGTTGAAGTAATGGAAGCCAGACTGACGCACTTAGCGTATGCAACAGAGATTGCAAGTGCGATGCTGCAGCGCCAGCAGGCTAGTGCCATCATCTCTGCCCGTCAGCAGATTGTGGAGGGTGCAGTTGGAATGGTGCAGTTAGCCATTGCTCAGCTCGAGCAGGATGGTTTTGTACTTGATGAAGAGCGCAAGGCAGCGATGATTAACAATCTCTTGGTTGCCATTGTGTCTGAACGTTCTGCCCAGCCTGTTATTAATTCTGGTTCTCTCTACTAA
- a CDS encoding bacteriohemerythrin: protein MSEEITKVEFTDDLYTGIEFVDDQHRQLIDRINMLLDAIQQNDEEFIEDTVGYVLQYTLFHFKSEENVMMRSLYEEFEMHRDQHSIFIKKMFALKMEIEESGITQALVQTLKKELLEWLIMHIQVQDKKLASIEMEAHL, encoded by the coding sequence ATGAGTGAAGAAATTACAAAAGTAGAATTCACAGATGATCTATACACCGGAATCGAATTTGTGGATGATCAGCATCGTCAATTGATTGACCGCATTAATATGCTGCTAGACGCCATTCAGCAGAATGATGAAGAGTTTATTGAAGATACAGTTGGCTATGTTTTGCAGTACACGTTATTTCATTTTAAAAGCGAAGAAAATGTTATGATGCGCTCCTTGTATGAGGAGTTTGAGATGCATCGTGATCAGCACTCGATCTTTATCAAGAAGATGTTCGCGCTGAAAATGGAAATTGAAGAAAGTGGGATTACACAAGCGCTTGTTCAGACACTGAAAAAAGAGCTGTTGGAGTGGTTGATTATGCATATTCAGGTGCAGGACAAGAAACTGGCTTCTATTGAGATGGAAGCCCATCTGTAA
- the rpsL gene encoding 30S ribosomal protein S12 has product MPTINQLVRKGREKKVYKSKSPALGKGYNSMKKELTNTNSPQKRGVCTRVGTMTPKKPNSALRKYARVRLTNGIEVTAYIPGIGHNLQEHSVVLIRGGRVKDLPGVRYKIVRGALDTAGVQNRLQSRSKYGAKRPKAPKA; this is encoded by the coding sequence ATGCCAACTATCAATCAGCTCGTGCGCAAAGGTCGCGAAAAGAAGGTTTACAAATCTAAATCACCAGCTCTGGGCAAAGGCTATAACAGCATGAAGAAAGAGCTGACTAACACGAACTCTCCGCAAAAACGTGGTGTGTGCACTCGTGTTGGTACAATGACACCGAAAAAACCAAACTCTGCGTTGCGTAAATATGCTCGTGTTCGTTTAACAAACGGCATCGAGGTTACTGCATACATCCCAGGGATTGGCCACAACCTTCAAGAGCACAGTGTTGTTCTGATCCGTGGCGGTCGTGTTAAAGACTTGCCAGGTGTACGCTACAAAATTGTACGCGGTGCACTCGACACAGCAGGCGTTCAAAACCGTCTGCAATCCCGTTCTAAATACGGTGCAAAACGTCCGAAAGCGCCAAAAGCGTAA
- the fusA gene encoding elongation factor G, translating into MGREFPLAKTRNIGIMAHIDAGKTTTTERILFYTGRVHKIGETHEGASQMDWMEQEQERGITITSAATTAQWKEHRVNIIDTPGHVDFTVEVERSLRVLDGAVGVLDAQSGVEPQTETVWRQATTYGVPRIVFINKMDKLGADFLYSVGTLHERLQANAHPIQLPIGAEDEFRGIIDLVEKKTYIYTNDLGTDIEITEGFPAEFADQAEEYRGKLIEAVSDFDEELMMKYLEGEEVTIAELKNAIRKATISVQFFPVTCGSAFKNKGVQPMLDAVIDYLPSPLDVPSIKGTVPDSEEETVRESSDEIPFSALAFKIMTDPYVGKLTFFRVYSGTIDSGSYVLNSTKGKRERIGRILQMHANTREEIKTVYSGDIAAAVGLKDTTTGDTLCDEKAPVILESMNFPDPVISIAIEPKTKADQDKMGMALAKLAEEDPTFKTFTDQETGQTIISGMGELHLDIIVDRMRREFKVEANVGAPQVAYKESFRQGAKVEAKYAKQSGGKGQYGHVVVEFEPGEPGSGYVFENKVVGGAIPREYVPAVQNGIEESMKNGVLAGYPLLDLKARLVHGSYHEVDSSEMAFKIAGSMALKEAGKKCNPAILEPMMKVEVTVPDEYMGDIMGDISSRRGRVEGMEARGTAQVVRGFVPLSEMFGYATALRSRTQGRGTYSMHFDHYEEVPRNVADEIIKKAKGV; encoded by the coding sequence ATGGGACGCGAATTCCCCTTAGCCAAGACTCGTAACATTGGTATCATGGCCCACATCGACGCCGGTAAAACCACGACTACTGAGCGTATCCTGTTCTATACAGGCCGCGTTCACAAAATCGGGGAAACTCACGAAGGCGCTTCGCAAATGGACTGGATGGAGCAAGAGCAAGAGCGCGGTATCACAATTACATCGGCTGCGACAACTGCTCAGTGGAAAGAGCACCGTGTCAACATTATTGACACACCTGGCCACGTAGACTTCACAGTTGAAGTAGAGCGTTCACTCCGTGTACTTGACGGTGCGGTTGGGGTTCTTGATGCACAATCAGGTGTTGAGCCGCAAACAGAAACTGTATGGCGTCAAGCGACAACATACGGCGTACCGCGTATTGTTTTCATCAACAAGATGGACAAACTCGGTGCAGATTTCCTTTACTCTGTAGGTACTCTGCATGAGCGTCTGCAAGCAAATGCTCATCCGATCCAACTTCCGATCGGTGCAGAAGATGAATTCCGTGGAATCATCGACCTCGTTGAGAAGAAAACATACATCTATACAAACGATCTGGGTACAGATATCGAAATCACAGAAGGTTTCCCGGCTGAATTTGCTGATCAAGCAGAAGAATACCGTGGTAAGCTGATCGAAGCAGTTTCTGATTTTGATGAAGAACTCATGATGAAATATCTTGAAGGTGAAGAAGTAACAATTGCCGAACTGAAAAATGCGATTCGCAAAGCGACAATCAGCGTTCAATTCTTCCCGGTTACTTGTGGTTCTGCCTTCAAAAACAAAGGCGTTCAGCCGATGTTGGATGCTGTTATCGATTACCTGCCGTCTCCGCTGGATGTTCCGTCGATTAAAGGTACCGTTCCAGATAGCGAAGAGGAAACAGTTCGCGAATCTAGCGATGAAATTCCTTTCTCCGCACTGGCATTCAAAATCATGACTGACCCGTATGTAGGTAAGTTGACATTCTTCCGTGTGTACTCAGGTACAATTGATTCCGGTTCGTATGTCCTGAACTCTACTAAAGGCAAGCGTGAGCGTATCGGTCGTATCCTTCAGATGCACGCAAACACTCGTGAAGAAATCAAAACGGTTTACTCCGGTGACATTGCCGCAGCTGTAGGTTTAAAAGATACAACAACTGGAGATACTCTTTGCGATGAGAAAGCTCCGGTAATCCTGGAGTCCATGAACTTCCCGGATCCGGTTATCTCCATTGCAATCGAGCCGAAAACAAAAGCTGACCAGGATAAAATGGGTATGGCTCTTGCGAAGCTCGCTGAAGAGGATCCTACGTTCAAAACATTCACAGATCAGGAGACAGGTCAAACGATCATCTCTGGTATGGGTGAGCTTCACCTTGATATCATCGTTGACCGTATGCGTCGCGAGTTCAAAGTAGAAGCGAACGTAGGTGCTCCGCAAGTTGCGTACAAAGAATCTTTCCGCCAGGGCGCGAAAGTTGAAGCGAAGTACGCAAAACAATCCGGTGGTAAAGGTCAATACGGCCACGTTGTGGTTGAATTTGAACCAGGCGAACCGGGTTCAGGTTACGTCTTCGAAAACAAAGTTGTCGGTGGAGCGATTCCGCGTGAATACGTTCCAGCTGTTCAAAATGGTATCGAAGAGTCTATGAAGAACGGTGTTCTTGCTGGATATCCGCTTCTTGACCTGAAAGCAAGACTTGTTCATGGTAGCTATCATGAGGTTGACTCCTCTGAGATGGCGTTCAAAATCGCCGGCTCTATGGCTTTGAAAGAAGCGGGTAAGAAGTGTAACCCAGCTATCCTTGAACCAATGATGAAAGTAGAAGTAACCGTACCAGATGAATACATGGGAGACATCATGGGTGACATTAGTTCCCGTCGTGGCCGTGTTGAAGGTATGGAAGCTCGCGGTACTGCTCAGGTAGTTCGTGGTTTCGTTCCACTTTCTGAAATGTTCGGATATGCAACAGCTCTGCGTTCCCGTACACAAGGTCGCGGCACGTACTCTATGCACTTCGATCACTATGAAGAAGTGCCGAGAAATGTTGCTGACGAAATCATCAAAAAAGCAAAAGGCGTATAA
- a CDS encoding glutaredoxin family protein → MSIIVYSAPGCSTCELVKNFLREKEYDFEVRDLLANREYQKEVEAFGLLGIPVTVINGKAIKGFDPAALERMLTE, encoded by the coding sequence ATGTCGATCATTGTTTATTCTGCACCGGGTTGTAGTACATGTGAGCTTGTCAAAAACTTTCTCCGAGAAAAAGAATACGATTTTGAAGTGCGCGATCTTCTGGCTAACCGTGAGTACCAAAAGGAAGTCGAAGCTTTTGGGTTACTTGGCATTCCCGTAACCGTTATAAATGGAAAGGCAATCAAAGGTTTTGATCCTGCTGCACTAGAACGTATGCTTACGGAATAA
- the kapB gene encoding sporulation phosphorelay system protein KapB — MPDITLTPGTLVTASYKSGEYIGEIVELYPPRVAVVKILAVQKHPAQGDLHHPFATDVPLFHQRRALSYQEKASAPLASVRLHTGEVPGYKESLLAALDAEIHTLQNDDSEWAKRALSELHALQNEYRTL, encoded by the coding sequence ATGCCTGATATAACACTTACACCCGGCACACTTGTTACAGCTTCCTATAAATCAGGGGAGTATATCGGAGAAATTGTTGAACTTTATCCGCCACGTGTGGCTGTCGTCAAAATTCTGGCCGTACAAAAACACCCGGCGCAGGGAGATCTGCACCATCCGTTTGCCACAGATGTGCCGCTCTTTCACCAACGCCGGGCGCTCTCGTATCAGGAGAAGGCATCCGCTCCACTTGCTTCTGTTCGTCTACATACCGGCGAAGTGCCGGGCTATAAGGAATCTCTCTTAGCAGCACTGGATGCAGAAATCCACACGCTGCAAAATGATGACTCCGAATGGGCAAAACGCGCTCTCTCTGAACTGCATGCCCTTCAGAATGAATACCGTACTCTGTAA
- the ftsW gene encoding putative lipid II flippase FtsW yields MKTRGRPDFVILIFTLLFVGFGIVMVYSASSVYALNRFHTDTYFVKKQLISAVIGLVAMSFAMNIPYTFYKKNFVQIALGIILLLLLVLIPGIGLWRNGARSWLNLGIFQLQPAEFAKLAVVIYLSALISKKGQQIETWKKGLQPAITVIGIFGILIAAQPDMGSAAILGLTAVSVLVAGGAKFKYLLRIAIPIAAAAIALIVTSPYRMSRVTNIGDPWSDGMNGLGSGFQLAHSYFAIAHGGMVGTGFGKSIEKYLYLPEVQTDFIFSIIGEELGFIGATLFLILFILYLWRIILITRRVNDLFANLIGIGVASMISIQALVNIGGVTGLIAITGVPLPFISYGGSSLLLNMLSIGIVLSISREAYRQAVQKAEGKGGATNSSVVPFNASRRKA; encoded by the coding sequence ATGAAAACAAGAGGACGACCCGATTTCGTAATCCTGATTTTCACCCTGCTTTTCGTCGGATTCGGTATCGTCATGGTGTACAGTGCCAGTTCAGTATATGCACTGAACCGCTTCCATACAGATACCTACTTTGTGAAAAAACAGCTGATTTCTGCTGTCATTGGCTTGGTTGCCATGTCGTTTGCCATGAATATTCCGTATACTTTTTATAAAAAGAACTTTGTCCAGATTGCATTGGGGATTATATTGTTGCTCCTTCTTGTTCTCATCCCTGGCATTGGTTTATGGAGAAATGGAGCACGCAGTTGGCTAAACCTCGGTATCTTCCAACTCCAGCCAGCCGAATTTGCCAAGCTCGCGGTCGTTATTTATCTATCTGCGCTTATTTCCAAAAAAGGACAGCAAATCGAGACTTGGAAGAAAGGGCTCCAGCCAGCCATCACCGTTATCGGTATCTTTGGCATCTTGATTGCCGCTCAGCCAGATATGGGGTCTGCTGCTATTCTTGGCCTCACAGCTGTATCGGTTCTTGTCGCAGGCGGAGCTAAATTCAAATACCTGCTTCGGATTGCCATTCCGATCGCCGCAGCCGCTATCGCTCTCATTGTCACCTCACCGTATCGTATGAGCCGTGTAACGAATATTGGTGATCCATGGTCCGATGGCATGAATGGTCTTGGAAGTGGCTTTCAGCTTGCTCATTCCTATTTTGCCATTGCACACGGCGGAATGGTCGGGACTGGTTTTGGAAAAAGCATTGAGAAGTATTTGTATCTCCCTGAAGTACAAACTGACTTTATTTTTTCCATTATCGGAGAAGAACTTGGATTTATCGGTGCTACTTTATTTCTGATCCTGTTCATTCTATACTTATGGCGCATCATTCTTATTACAAGGCGTGTCAATGATTTATTCGCCAATCTGATCGGCATTGGTGTAGCCAGTATGATTTCTATCCAGGCCCTTGTAAATATCGGTGGTGTAACCGGGTTGATTGCCATTACTGGGGTTCCTCTCCCATTTATCAGCTACGGTGGATCTTCTCTACTGCTTAATATGCTCAGCATCGGCATTGTCCTTAGTATTTCGCGCGAAGCCTACAGGCAGGCTGTACAAAAAGCAGAAGGTAAAGGAGGGGCAACCAACTCTTCCGTTGTACCATTTAATGCATCACGTCGCAAAGCATAA
- a CDS encoding bacteriohemerythrin: MEIQWSSDLETGIGIVDDQHRELFDRIIEFFRVADQNDTVLTLQTVDYLAEYVIEHFSAEEGIMIKDSYPGFASHRDEHSKFIKNVYQIKRKIAVGGVTPELVATLKTDLVDWLVNHINVRDKHLATIHQKEVSRYRW; encoded by the coding sequence ATGGAGATTCAATGGAGTTCCGATCTAGAAACTGGCATTGGCATTGTTGATGATCAGCATCGTGAATTATTTGATCGAATCATCGAGTTTTTCCGGGTAGCTGATCAGAATGACACAGTCCTTACGCTGCAGACGGTGGACTATCTAGCTGAGTATGTAATTGAGCATTTTAGTGCCGAAGAGGGAATTATGATTAAAGATTCATATCCTGGTTTTGCCTCACACAGAGACGAGCATTCCAAGTTCATTAAGAATGTATACCAGATAAAGCGTAAGATCGCAGTGGGTGGTGTTACACCTGAACTTGTAGCCACGCTAAAAACTGATCTGGTGGACTGGCTTGTGAATCACATCAATGTCCGGGATAAACACTTGGCTACCATCCATCAGAAAGAAGTATCCCGCTATAGATGGTGA
- the tuf gene encoding elongation factor Tu yields the protein MAKAKFERNKPHVNIGTIGHVDHGKTTLTAAITTVLAQTGGATAMDYGSIDAAPEERERGITISTAHVEYETENRHYAHVDCPGHADYVKNMITGAAQMDGAILVVSAADGPMPQTREHILLSRQVGVPYIVVFMNKCDMVDDEELLELVEMEIRDLLSEYDFPGDDIPVVKGSAKEALENPTGEWAQRIIELMAEVDAYIPTPERAVDLPFLMPVEDVFSITGRGTVATGRVERGIVKVGDQVEIIGLTEEPKTTTVTGVEMFRKLLDQAQAGDNIGALLRGVDRTDIERGQVLGKPGSVKPHTTFTAQIYVLSKEEGGRHTPFFGNYRPQFYFRTTDVTGIIKLPEGTEMVMPGDNVEITVELISPIAMEEGTRFAIREGGRTVGAGAVAAIQK from the coding sequence ATGGCTAAAGCAAAATTTGAGCGGAATAAACCGCACGTAAACATTGGTACTATTGGTCACGTTGACCACGGTAAAACAACTCTGACTGCTGCAATCACAACTGTACTTGCACAAACTGGTGGCGCAACAGCTATGGACTACGGTTCAATCGATGCTGCTCCAGAAGAGCGCGAGCGTGGTATCACAATCTCTACAGCACACGTAGAGTACGAAACTGAAAACCGTCACTATGCACACGTTGACTGCCCAGGTCACGCTGACTATGTTAAAAACATGATCACTGGTGCTGCTCAAATGGATGGAGCGATCCTCGTTGTATCGGCTGCTGATGGTCCGATGCCGCAAACTCGTGAGCACATCCTTCTTTCCCGCCAAGTAGGCGTTCCTTACATCGTTGTATTCATGAACAAATGTGACATGGTTGACGATGAAGAGCTTCTTGAACTCGTTGAAATGGAAATTCGTGACCTTCTTTCTGAATATGACTTCCCAGGCGATGATATCCCGGTTGTTAAAGGTTCTGCTAAAGAAGCTCTCGAAAACCCAACTGGCGAATGGGCTCAGCGTATTATTGAGCTTATGGCTGAAGTTGATGCGTACATCCCAACTCCAGAACGTGCAGTAGATCTTCCGTTCCTTATGCCGGTTGAGGACGTGTTCTCTATCACAGGCCGTGGTACAGTTGCTACTGGTCGTGTAGAGCGCGGTATCGTTAAAGTTGGCGATCAAGTTGAGATCATTGGTCTGACTGAAGAGCCAAAAACTACAACTGTAACAGGCGTTGAGATGTTCCGTAAACTTCTGGATCAAGCTCAAGCTGGGGACAACATCGGTGCTCTGCTCCGTGGTGTTGACCGTACAGATATCGAACGTGGCCAAGTACTCGGCAAACCGGGTTCTGTAAAACCACACACAACTTTCACAGCTCAAATCTACGTTCTGTCTAAAGAAGAGGGTGGACGTCACACTCCATTCTTCGGAAACTACCGTCCGCAGTTCTACTTCCGTACAACTGACGTAACTGGCATCATCAAACTTCCAGAAGGCACAGAAATGGTTATGCCTGGCGATAACGTTGAGATCACTGTTGAACTCATCAGCCCAATCGCTATGGAAGAAGGTACTCGCTTCGCGATTCGCGAAGGTGGCCGTACAGTAGGCGCTGGTGCAGTAGCTGCTATCCAGAAGTAA
- a CDS encoding YitT family protein, producing the protein MNMSWKKQMIMIITGCMLVALGIRIFAASHIVLGGTAGMGLILHRVTGLSIGMLFFVINIPFYFLSVRQLGVHFTLKTFLSVTLLSITTDLMDSFLKIEVPYTIIGAVVGGALIGFGLTVLFRSNSSLGGINILALFLDRRYGIHPGKTILVSDICIVLSALAVFTIVEVAYSILAIFIMSTVLGRYHKKSPIEKNNKNLDEMEKEAASIEGETAQLQ; encoded by the coding sequence ATGAACATGAGCTGGAAGAAACAAATGATCATGATTATTACAGGCTGTATGCTAGTAGCATTGGGTATACGGATTTTTGCCGCTTCGCATATCGTACTTGGGGGAACTGCGGGGATGGGATTAATTCTCCACCGCGTAACAGGACTTTCTATCGGGATGCTATTTTTTGTAATTAACATTCCGTTTTACTTTTTATCTGTCCGTCAGTTGGGCGTTCATTTTACGCTAAAGACTTTTTTGAGTGTAACACTGCTGTCTATCACGACAGATCTGATGGATAGCTTCCTTAAAATCGAAGTGCCATATACGATTATTGGTGCAGTTGTTGGTGGGGCATTAATTGGATTTGGGTTAACGGTATTATTCCGAAGTAATTCTTCGCTTGGTGGAATTAATATTCTAGCATTGTTTTTAGATCGCCGTTATGGAATTCATCCTGGGAAAACTATACTGGTATCGGATATATGCATTGTGCTTTCTGCGCTTGCTGTTTTTACAATTGTAGAAGTGGCTTACTCAATTCTGGCTATCTTTATAATGAGTACTGTATTGGGCCGCTATCATAAAAAGTCACCAATTGAGAAAAATAATAAAAACCTTGATGAGATGGAAAAAGAAGCTGCTTCTATTGAAGGAGAAACAGCACAGCTGCAATGA
- the rpsG gene encoding 30S ribosomal protein S7, with amino-acid sequence MPRKGPVARRDVLPDPIYNSKLVTRLINRMMLDGKRGVSQRILYDAFNLVQQRTSREPMEVFEEAMKNIMPVLEVRARRVGGANYQVPIEVRPERRTTLGLRWLVEYSRKRGEKTMEERLAGEILDAANSTGAAVKKREDTHKMAEANKAFAHYRW; translated from the coding sequence ATGCCACGTAAAGGCCCAGTAGCTCGTCGTGATGTATTACCTGACCCGATTTATAACAGCAAATTAGTAACTCGTCTGATTAACCGTATGATGCTTGATGGTAAGCGCGGTGTTTCCCAGCGCATTCTGTACGATGCTTTCAATCTCGTTCAACAACGCACTAGTCGTGAGCCAATGGAAGTATTTGAAGAAGCTATGAAAAATATCATGCCGGTTCTTGAAGTACGCGCTCGTCGCGTTGGTGGTGCTAACTACCAGGTTCCGATTGAAGTTCGTCCGGAACGCCGCACTACACTCGGACTTCGCTGGTTAGTTGAATACTCCCGTAAACGTGGGGAGAAAACAATGGAAGAGCGCCTCGCAGGCGAAATTCTTGATGCAGCTAACAGCACAGGCGCAGCTGTTAAAAAGCGCGAAGACACTCACAAAATGGCGGAAGCGAACAAAGCATTTGCTCACTACCGCTGGTAG
- a CDS encoding MerR family transcriptional regulator, with the protein MSYKHKKVITIGIVSELTGLSERQIRYYEERRLIEPERTRGGTRKFSFTDVEKLVEIANQMEDGLQTAEIRRLEQKAQQQKDAKVRDQMIRGQLNAAFPNRNKS; encoded by the coding sequence TTGTCTTACAAACACAAGAAAGTCATCACGATCGGAATCGTGAGTGAATTGACCGGTTTGTCAGAAAGGCAAATTCGCTACTATGAAGAACGCAGACTGATCGAACCCGAACGGACACGTGGCGGTACACGCAAATTCTCATTTACGGATGTAGAAAAACTGGTGGAGATCGCAAACCAAATGGAAGACGGACTGCAAACAGCAGAAATCCGACGGCTAGAACAAAAAGCACAGCAACAAAAAGACGCTAAAGTGCGCGACCAGATGATTCGAGGTCAATTAAATGCCGCCTTTCCTAATCGTAATAAATCGTAG
- the phoU gene encoding phosphate signaling complex protein PhoU, translating into MVTLKNEVADMAQIAQNGFLQAWKAFQTGSVKQAKEVIIRDEKLNVLAARIFKMGLSLIARQAPVAKDLRTIGAYLKVVTDLERIGDLSGDIASVVVRLEGGPQRVPLFEIPDMAASVQEILALSVRALKMGDTRQLRSLDDMDDVIDAYYSRCFVYLERSMESESGYVQEGVQLFKVIQALERIGDHATNIGEWTLYMSTGNIADLNT; encoded by the coding sequence ATGGTAACACTAAAGAATGAAGTAGCAGATATGGCGCAAATTGCGCAGAATGGATTTCTGCAGGCGTGGAAAGCTTTTCAAACTGGAAGTGTTAAACAGGCAAAAGAAGTTATTATACGAGATGAAAAGCTTAATGTACTTGCAGCCCGCATTTTTAAGATGGGGCTTAGTTTGATTGCTCGTCAGGCTCCGGTAGCCAAGGATCTTCGGACAATCGGAGCTTATCTAAAAGTTGTTACGGATTTGGAACGGATTGGCGATCTTTCAGGAGATATTGCGAGTGTCGTGGTTCGCCTTGAAGGCGGTCCGCAGCGCGTGCCTTTGTTTGAGATACCTGATATGGCTGCAAGTGTTCAGGAGATACTTGCCTTGAGCGTGCGTGCGCTTAAAATGGGGGATACTCGACAGCTTCGATCTCTTGATGATATGGATGATGTAATTGATGCGTATTACAGCCGGTGTTTTGTGTATTTGGAGCGAAGTATGGAAAGTGAGTCTGGCTATGTACAGGAAGGTGTACAGCTTTTTAAAGTGATTCAAGCGCTAGAGAGAATTGGTGACCATGCCACGAATATTGGAGAGTGGACGTTGTATATGTCTACAGGAAACATAGCGGATTTAAATACGTAA
- a CDS encoding HD-GYP domain-containing protein — protein MDRVPVRELRPGMVVKEDVTCPRTKMVLVKAGVTLNEVVISSLEKRSILSVAINDRYTLMLNPIDSLKQKLLQMSEERLALYAPDDRGANLSDQVYDVAARVRPMMHQVLNNEDLLSLLMELRVLDNDSFYNHIVNSGVLSMLVGGLMNLSDEDVYCIGMGAFLHDVGLREMPFLIGGKELSSYEKAQFAEHSRYGYYILKEMGMPGSVADMVLNHHERWDGSGYPSAKKGEEIPLSSRIVAVVEEYDTLVNMNGKLPREALGILMEGKNKYFDGSVVDVFCKHIAVYPLGSLVSLSTGETGVVINVRKNSGVTPIVKVYFNRVNRPMKQPKIVDLAEEKEIHIKKIL, from the coding sequence ATGGATCGGGTTCCAGTTCGTGAGCTTCGTCCGGGCATGGTGGTCAAGGAAGATGTGACCTGTCCACGGACGAAAATGGTGCTTGTAAAAGCGGGAGTAACGCTGAATGAAGTAGTAATTTCATCACTTGAGAAGCGCTCCATTCTATCTGTTGCGATCAACGACCGCTACACTTTGATGTTGAATCCTATTGATTCTTTGAAGCAGAAGCTTTTGCAGATGAGTGAAGAAAGGCTGGCGCTTTATGCTCCGGACGACCGAGGAGCCAATCTGAGTGACCAGGTGTATGATGTGGCCGCACGTGTGCGTCCGATGATGCATCAGGTGCTGAATAATGAGGACTTGCTTTCGCTTTTGATGGAACTTCGTGTACTCGATAATGACTCCTTCTACAACCACATCGTCAATTCAGGCGTGCTGTCTATGCTTGTTGGTGGATTGATGAATCTTTCTGATGAAGACGTGTACTGTATTGGGATGGGTGCATTCCTACATGATGTAGGGCTGCGGGAGATGCCGTTTTTAATTGGTGGCAAGGAACTGAGCAGCTATGAGAAAGCACAGTTTGCGGAACACTCCCGCTACGGCTATTACATTCTTAAAGAAATGGGAATGCCGGGTTCAGTAGCGGATATGGTGTTGAATCATCATGAGCGCTGGGATGGAAGTGGCTATCCATCTGCGAAAAAGGGGGAAGAAATTCCGCTGTCTAGCCGGATTGTAGCGGTAGTAGAGGAGTACGATACGTTGGTAAACATGAACGGAAAACTTCCACGTGAAGCACTTGGAATTCTGATGGAAGGAAAGAACAAGTACTTTGATGGAAGTGTAGTCGACGTATTTTGTAAGCATATTGCTGTATATCCGCTCGGATCGCTTGTTTCCCTTTCAACCGGAGAGACGGGTGTAGTTATTAACGTCCGGAAAAACAGTGGTGTAACTCCGATTGTAAAAGTATATTTTAACCGGGTTAACCGACCAATGAAGCAGCCGAAGATTGTGGATCTGGCTGAAGAAAAAGAAATTCATATTAAGAAAATACTGTAA